CGGGGACAGCGCTGCAGCTTTTGTGCCCGCGAGCCTGTGTTCCCTCCACCCCTTGAGTGTAGAAGTGGAGGAGACGATGGAGGAGGTATGATGAGTCCTGCCATTTAAAACTACTCAGACGCACGCCAtccattcattttatttctagaAAATACCATCTTTTTTGTTTAGTTTTCATTTTTTGTGCATGGTTTCACGTTCCATTTTCAAATCCTTCACCCCAAACCTAGCTGGATATTTTGGCCAGTATGCCCGATGTGTTTGGCATCTCCCAAGATGCTTTGTGCTCTGATGTCAAGACGGTTGAAAATGAGACATGCTCAGCAGAACCACGTGAACATCAGTTGGACCTGCTAGTTGTAAGTGAAGAAGATGCCAATGGAACAGATGTTTACCCCTAGTTTAAATCCTCAGCCTAAATAATGTCTCTCATATCTTGAAGTAGACCTGTTTGCATGGTTTCAGACACAGTAGTGCAGGAAAAACGTGAGGGATGTTCTCAGTCTGTTAAATGGCCTTTATTagtctgtattttatttttcttctataTACCCCCCCAGCGCAGACAGGACTGAACCATTTTCTGTTAAAATATCAGAAAATGATTTTGGTCTCATTGGAACAAACCTAGATAAATAAAGGTTCTAATAATAGATTTAGCTCGCCTCTCACTGTCATTCATTCTCTCCTGAAGGATGTTATAGACTGCCTCCCTTCTGAGTACACAGGTGAGCACGTTGGTCATTCACAAACAACCTTGATatggagttcttttcctccttccatttAATGCTTGCTGAAATACTTTTTTAgtgtctgaggaggagagctACAATGAGGCTGCTCAGACTCTGTTGGCCATCGGCAACCTCGCTCCAGGTGCAACGTCTGCAGAAAATCATTCTGCTTTAAAAGCAGGTGAGTCACCCGTGTCACGTCATTCAGATCACGTGTTAAAGGACTGAAATTTGATGATGTTTTCACTTGCAGAGGCAGTCAGTGAGGGTGAAAGAACCCTAGAGACGGATCAAGGTACTGCATCAATGTCCGACAATAGGGAAATGGCTACTCATGGAGTCGCAGGTTCATCAGAGTCTGTCGGCAATACGGAACCACAAAGCAGTCTAAATGATAATGGCCATGCAGCTTCAGCTGGTGATCAGAAGACTGAGACTCCTCAGCTGCCACCAAGTGCAGAGAACTCAGAACAAATCTCTTCACAGGCCAAACCAAGACGCACGTCTAAGATAAAACCAAATCCTGTCCTCCGAACCTCGAGGGCTGTTCGGTCAAAAACCCAAGCAGACACACCTCCAGGAAGTGTGGAGAGCAACGCGGCTGCTCCCAGCAGCTCTGAAACCACTGAGATTCCATCAGCCACTGAAGTAAACAAGACAGAAATGAGTCAAAATTCATCATCCAATGAAATTTGTGAGGGAAAAGtccctgaagcagcagctggcagtCTGGAGAAGGACGCATCGACTGGAATGGAAACAAGTTTGGAGCCGATGACCACAGATGAAATTGTGACGCCGGGGACATCTGAGAGTGCAGGTTTAGCTTCAGACAAGCCAGCCACCGATGCTTCTGTTTCAGATCCAAACATGGGAGACGACTCAGCTGCCAGTCAAAAGGAAGAGGGCAGAAATGCCCTTCACACCAGGAAGAGGCGCTTCCAGAAAGCCAAACCCAACTTACCGACGACACCAAGAGCGGCACGTTCAAGATTTCAAACCACACAAGGCTCCGCATCAACTCCGGACCCTGAGCTGAAGTCGGCTGAGACGGACATCTCATCCCCTGGCAGCAGACAGGACCTGGGCTCTGACTCGCTCCCATCAGAGACGGGCCtgacagcagagaagaaaacTGAGCCAGAACGTGTGCGTCAGTTGCTCTCAAGTGTAGCAGCCTCGGATCAGATTACTGTACGTACACAAGAGGCCACGACAGAACTCGGCTCAACTGAGGCTGTAGGAGAACAAATACATTCCCACATGGGTGAAAAGGAACCGTtaccagaacctgcagcagttaCATCCAGTGACCCTTCTGCTTCATGTCCTATCAACAGGGAAGACccagctgtctgtcagagggGAGCAATGGAATCTTCATCCACTAATCCTGTCAGGAAGGGTCGATTCCAGAAAGTCAGGCCCAAACCAAACCTAGTGTCAATAGCCAGAAGCGTGCGGTCCAATCCAACAACCTCGAACCCACCCTCGACCCCACGGAGCTACGAGGCAACAGGGGGCCAGGCTACAGGGCCACCTGCGATCACCTCTCCTGTTAGGATCATTGACGGTGCTGCTTCTGGGTCGGGTCTGTTACCAACACCTGACACCAGCTCAAGTGTCACGGCGCCCCAGGATCCTATTATGACTGAGGCAGAACAGACAGGTGTGGGTGTCGAGGGCCAAGCGGAATCGAGTGTTGATCCGAGCACCTCGCTAAACAAAGACCTGCCTGTCACTCAGGAAGGGACGGCTACTACCTGCCCGACGAGAAAAGGTCAGAGGCTCAAACCCAACCTGCCGCAGACGTCGAGAAGGGCCCGGTGTAAACCTCAGAGCGCAGAAGAACCTGTCGCAGCCACGCTTGTGGAGAAACCTCTCTCCTGTGATGTCTCAGCATCACAGAATGACCAGATTTCAAGCGCAGGTCCTGCTGGAACGCCAGACATGGCAGCCCCCTCAGCGACCTCTCAACTATGTCCCGTGATGGATTTGACCTTAGCTGAGGACCAGGGGAAGAACGTTGGAAGTTCAGAGTGCCCTGCAAAACACGAACCGCAAAGAAGGCGACGTTTTGCCAAAGCAAAGCCCAATTTTGGGTCATCTGCTAGAAATGTACCAGCAAAACTACCTCCCAGTGACACCAGTAAAGCCTCAGAACAGCATCATGAGGACACACAGATACTCCTGCCACCCACAGAACGAGACGGTGAGCATTCCATGTCAACAGGAAAGTCTGGAGACAGCCAAAATGATGAAGTCATGGCCTCTCATCGCGTTGCCACGGCAATCCACGGGGTCGCCCACAACCGGTCGGCAAGGACAGACTCAGACACTCCATCAGACGATGCAGCTGACGTTTCTCAGGTCCGGCATCCAGAAAATGTCTCAGCTGGGACAGAAATGAAATCTGTCCGCGTGGAACCGTCGCCTGGTGTGAAAGAAAGCCCCCAGCAGGCCTGTTCAGAGCGGAAAAGTGGAGATCCACACACTTCTGGAACAGCTAAAGCCACTTCAGTGACCCAAAGGTGACGCAGTTTAACGAGTAACTTTTGTTGCTGTGATTTATTAAAGATGACAGGCATTGTTTCCATTTGAAGCAGGCGGGGTGATCAGTCAGAGCCTgtggcttttgcaaaagcctTAGCAGTTCTGGCTCGAAGAGGCCGGCTCGTTAGGCCAAAACCCAACCTGGGACCCAGCAGCAGATCCAAACAGAGCCAGATTTTaacacagagagaaggaggTTTGAGGGCCATAAAGGTTTGACTTTTCTTTGCTGCCCAGGAACAGTATTTTTACTCCTGCTGTCTTCTGTAAATCCACAGATTGTAGCTCCAGCGATGCGCAGGTTTCCACACAGCGACCGATAGGGGGCGCCGTTGAACAAGAAAATCCTGCTGCTGGCGCGTCATCAGAGGTTCTTGATCATGTGGATCAGCCACACGCTGTCGCTGGACCACCTCTGGGCAGTTTAGACGAAGTGAGTTATACTCAGGTGAgcttcagagcagcagccatgtgTTCAAGGCTGTTTCAGCTggtttcagggttttttttaacctctgtCCTAGGATTTAACCACATCCAGTGCAGCTGGCCACCAAATTCCGGCAGATTTCATGCTTTCGGAGAGTAAGTCATGAGATCACCTTCCTTTATCCTGACGGTGATAGTAGCTTAAACCCTTCTCCCTCTTCAGTGCTGTCAGGTCAAGTCCCCGCAGACCCAGATGAGACATTTTTCATCCTGTCCCTGACTGAGATTCCGCTGTGCTCGCTGCGAGAGATGGGGGACAGCACCTCAGAGCCCCTTCTTCCTGTAGCCGAGCTgtcccaacagcagcagaggtttgtGCCCCACTCTGCACACTCCTGGATTCAGTTTGGCCTTCGATTCAGTACATTTCTTCATCCCCTTCAGTGTTTCAGAGGAATCTCTGGGCGAGCCGCCCGCCCAGGTCGTTGTGTCCATTAAAGAGGGCGGCCTGGTCACGGTGGGGGGTGTCCCTCCAGACCCTGCAGCtcataaagtaaataaagtagGAACTTACAGAGCTGTCACTCAGCAACAGTTTTTCTCATTTCTTACTTGTCTCACCTTCATTAGGGTTCTGACCTTGACAACCCAGTGGATCCACACGGTAGAGTGATgaaatgttctgttttctttaacCTGGTCACGCCGTCCGCTCAGAAATGGTAACTGTGTTATGTCTCTGAAACAGAGAGCGTAGCCGTGGAAGCGTCCACATCACCAGCAGCTGAACGTCGGCCTCCCAGACCGAGACGGAGGCACGGTCAGAGCACAGCGGGTACATGAGTTCAGCCATGAAACCTGCTCTAACAGAGCCAGCGCACACCTTTGATCACGTCCTCCTTTATCTCCAAAGCAGCCAAACAGCATCAAAGAAAGAAACGCGGCAGGGGCGCCTCGGAGCTTCCTGGACCTCTGCCAGAGCCAGAAGGACACCTTCGAAACGTGACTCCGGGAGGTGGGACGGACGCCAAAGACGCCCgctcagcagcaggaaccaCACTCACAAGGACAACGCGTCTCCGTGCTTCTTCACATGGTTCTCCGTGTgatgaacacaaacactccGCAGTCTCCCCACCACACAGCATCGCTAAAACGGCGGCGGCGCAGCAGGACACGGCCTCGGCTCCCCCTCCCGCTCCGCCACCACCAGCCGAAGAGGACGCGGAGCTGATCTCAGACACAGAGGTGGATCCAGGACCACTTTAAATGAAGCATTAGCCGTGTGTAATTTGGCCGATTTCATCAGCGTTTGTGTCTTTCTGTTCCACAGGAGAACGACGGGACGGAGCAGCCGCCCACAGGCGTGTCTCAGTACTTCCTAAGTGACATTTTTACAGAAGTGGAGGATGAGTGACGGCCGTAGAGATGGATGAGTGGCAGCAGGTGCCTTTTTTCATGTTGACTTCAAGGAACGCTTAATTTATAGTTAGTATTTATAGTGAGAGTTCTTGTCCCATTATTGTTTCGCGAATACCTCCCTACTAATCCTTCACCTGTGCTGCCTGATGCGCAGCACAACTGTCGTGTATATAGTGTAGATAtgttaaacattaaaatgtccTTGTACAGCTCAATTATTGGTTTGCTAAAGTCAAATATAGACTGATAAAAGATGTCCACCCGCATCATTGGACTCAGGAAAGGTTTATCTCCTGAACATCATTgttgtaaataaatgtttttaactCTCAATAATTGTGTTGAATTTATTATGCAGACTTCAATGAAGCCTTCAATCAGGGCCAATtaatccagtcctcaagggcaaGAGTCCACtcgggttttctgtccaaccagaAGCACAAACTGCTTTCTCCAAAGTGGGATTCCAGCCGAAGGCGGCGtttacctggtaggacagaaaaccggGCTGGAACACCGGGCCCAAAATCCAGCCCTCTGCGACTTAAACTGACCCTAAAAATCCTTGAATATTAGCATTTTCCTGGTTATTTTATTACAATGTAGCTCCTGTTTCTGTTACTAAGCGACGCTAATCCTGAGCACGCTCCCACAGTCGGGACTGAAACTGAGGGATCTCGGTGTTGGGTAACTAGGTCCGCCTCTCGCTTTGGTTCAACTGTAGAGATCGTGCAGGTCATTTCCTGGAGACGGGAGCGGACCTCAGCCACCACAGGGGTGGACATGAGTGGAAACGGCACGGTCAGTTAAATGCAGTGTTATTTTATGGGTTTGGAGATTTAGACTGAgctattttaaatgtttgcaaTACCTGACAGGAAAGGATTATAATCTGTTCAAATCATCATACTGAAGAGAGTGATGGAAACGAGACAGCAGCCTTTAaaaagggatggggggggggcccaGCTCTTATTTCTGGACATCAGTCTGCAGCTCGTGCGAGGTTGACCTTGACTCAGCAACAAGAGCCAGTTAAAAGTTCAAAGGTTCAACAGACCGCTTGAAAAGGTTGCAGCATTTTCAAACTTTGACCCCCAGGAATGCTTTGTCTCTTTGGATAATGtttgagagagagggagcttGAAATAACGTCACTCTTGTAGGCATCTtagcgacctttgaccccacggCCACATGCTTGATTCAGTCACACTAGCTGAACAGACAGCAGGCTCTAGGAATCCGCCCAATAACAGGCTGAGTCAAGGCAATATGAGTTACGCAACAGGCGGCTGACCCCGAGAACTGGACCCTGATGTGGGTGGTTAAGGCAGAGTGAGCCTCGCCGGTATGTAAGAGCCTCTGATCCTTTTTTCAGATTACAATTGTCTTAAAGTGACGGGAAAATCTCCCCATGCTCTGCAAAAAAGCAAGTCCAAGAACCTCATCTTGCTGCTCATAGTGTTATGCATTAATaattgtatatatttatatagctATTGTTTCAGCAAACATGATGAAAAATACAACCTAGAGCGTCTCTTGCCCCCCCATTTAAATAGATTCTTGAAAGCTGGTGGGATGGTGaagtgatgaagatggagagggaggTGCAGATGCGAGAGGGGCCGCGAAGCTGCTGGCGGCTTGTTCCAGGGTGGATCAGGCCCTGGAGGCTTCCAAGAGCCCCCTGACCTCCAACACCCACCTTCTGGCCCTGCTTAGCCACCTGCAGCAGATGAGGACGGATCGAGTCTCGGAGGAGATGCGACGCAACTCGGTTGGACTGGGAATTCTGGCAAAGGCTCAAAACCAGTAAATTCAAAAAAGGTGATGTGTCTCCTgtcagccactagagggcagatgAGCTCGTTTTCTCTCCCACCCTAACGTCatttaaaaaggcttttctcCTGCAGGCCCCCTGAAGAACGAACACCCTGTTTGGGGACAATTGCAGTTTCAGGTCAGCCGATGCACaattaaatggaatttaaacAAACTAATGTCAGTGTTATATTTCACACTGGCGATGTAATTTCGACAGATCTGAGAATCCCACTGATGTGGAAAGACTACTTCAGAAACAGTTGAGGCAGGTGGTGTTTGTGTGATGACGGAAACATGTAATTAAGCCATCAACAATAGTTTAAGGAATTTGAAGCCTGGCTGGCAAACCCATGGCATTTCACTGACTTCCTTGAATGTGCTTGATTCCTGAACACAGATGAGGAAGTTTCTATTTATAttttctgcagaaaaacacTGCTGTGTCGTGTTCTGCGTGCTTCTGTGTGGAACAGAGATCCAGGACACTGATCTGGTGATGGTGGACAAGACGCTCACCAACATCTGTTTTGAAGACCCAATCATTTAGTAAGGCGGTTTGGTTCTACGTCTGCATTTGATGAACGTCCACTTTATGGGCACCTCaactacgtgtgtgtgtgtgtgtgtgtgtgtgtgtgcgtgcgtgtgtgtgtttgtgtgtgtgtagcagcaaCGTAGGTCCAGGCTTTCTGCTTTGTGTTCAGCTCTACAGCAGCTCTGTGGCAAACAACCCGTCCACGCGGACTTCAGGATCCAGGAGACGGAGCCGCCTGGGGGGTTGTCCTGCCTTTGCCCGTATgcagctgggagaggctccagcaccctccctgtgacttTGAAAGGGATAAcgcaagaaaaggaaaacaagaacaTCTAAACCATTTTCAATTAAGCAAAAGTAGCCTCATACTTCCCAGATAAGGTCAAGTGGGCCCCCGGGGGCTCAGGCTGGGACCCATTGCACAAACCATGACGCCAGCATGCTGCTCGGAGAATGAGACCTTGTCTCTTTGAATGTGAAATGCTGTTCTTGGCGCGTCTGCTTCTGTCACTTTGTGGCCTACGCTGGAAGCACTTAATAACCCCAATAACGCTGAGAGCTGAGTCACAGTCAAACTCAATGTTGTGTAAATGCAGAAACCTGTCAAATGTTGAACTGTTGCACTATGAGGCGGGGAtggatgacacacacacacacgataatATGTTTCATTACAGCACACACAACGTTGCGGTAAGGTTTCAATCAAGGCTGCTGACAGACACATTTACCTCTGCTGTCAAAATCCAGACAGATATTTTTTTCATTAGCTGCTGTCAAAAGAAATGTTTGAATGCACCTGTATACCAAAGATTCCTTCTGCTGAGAGGTGAAATTAGCCCCTAAGCCAAACGTGTTCATTAGTTTCACCTGCTCATCAAAAGAAAACTGATATCAATCAATTGACATTCTTCAATGACACATCGGGATACATCTTTTCAAAGGTTTATCTTTAATTATGGACATATAGAATGCTGTCTTAAAAACAATACAAATTGTAAATGTGTACAAAAACGGCCTGCACAATTAAAACTAATAAAGTCTTCGTTGAGCAGACATGATGATGCAGCGGGGTGTTTTAAAAAGGTCTTTGGTTTCCTGTTGTTAGTGTTGAAACTATTCTACTGTAAAGGAAAATCACACATTCAAAATCAGAACACAGCACGGGTGTGGATCTGGATCCCCTCTCAAGGAGTCGGGCTCCAGAAGGTGCGTGGAGGTGAGCCTGACCAGCTCTAGCTGGTGCCTTTCTACCGCCCACACAAGCTCGGGCTCCTTCCCCCCCAGCATGGTGACATTCCACGTCCCTGTAGTCAGAGTTTTGGTCCGAGGTCTGGGTCGTCCTGGCCAAGACTGCCACCCAAACCACACTGCACCGGCCCCTCATGAGAGGACGGTTTAAAAAAGAGACCATTCTGTGCTGGTCACAGCTTGTTCATAAGGAACACCATGTCGAGCATAAGGCCGTTCATCAGTGTTGATAAAGGGACGGGCTGAGCTGTCACCTCATCACTGGTACTGAGTCGGATCCACTGGCAGGGGAACAAGTTGGACCTGGCAGACCCTTGCAATACGTGGGGGTTTGTAGTGGACCACGTTTGTAACGGCCACGAGGACTCTGGTGCCGGGGCGGTGACCCCCgaacctgctggtggacacTGGGAGTAGGGGAAGCCGTCAAGAGTCCCATGGgtccatgttggcctgtggccAAGCAAGAGAGTGTTTTGTTGAGTGACAGAAACTAATGTCAATAACCCCCAAACGATTAAACGGGAAAAGTCTCACAAATACTTGAATGAGATTTTCTAATTAGGATCCACAGATGTGCGCTCTGTTGTCAAGAGTTTCCATCCAAATCGTCGTCTTACAGATCATCTATAGGAGAGCACGAAGGTGTGTTCAAAGCCCGACCCGATCTTTTGGCACGCCGCCGCCTCATCACAGCCCGAGTGCTCTTCACAGTCCACATTCATGCTGAAATCTTTCTGCAGCAGACAACAAATCAAGATAATTGCAGCGTGCTATTAGGCTCTGACATGTGATATACTGCAGATGTATGTACTTAATTATCATTCCTATATGTTCTGTACGTGTCTGCAGACTTTAAGCTATCGGGTAGCAGTATGTATGTACTGTAGCTGCAGCCACCTCAGGCATATACTGATCTTCACCACTTCATATCACATTTAGATTAAATGGACATTCTTATTATCATTTGTCAGGTCAGTGGAAACAGTGCTGCGACCTCCTCGTGAAGGTCGACACCGCCGGGTCCCATAAAGCCACCATCTTCAAGAGGCGTCCGCTGCGGGATGACAGACCAAGAAAACCTAGAAAAACAGGGTGTTGCTCACCCTGCAATTTAGAGTTCTATGGAACTATGGTATAGAGTAGCTGCTGTTCCACAGAGCGACTTTAAATATCACAAGGGTTATTGCATCACATTCCTTTCATCACCTGCAGACAGTAAACCCAACAAACGAGTTGGCATTAATAGCAGGATGTGAGTGAGGATAAATATCAGTCTCTGCACAGACGTCACCACCATGAGTGAGCACATTATACGTCGAATGTTTCCGATAAACCGCGGCAGCAGTGAAGCAATATCGCGGCTGCCATTGTGACGCACGCGACATGCAGTTCTTATCTGAAACGGACTTTTGATGTCTTGTGTTTTAGCGCCTCCGCCGTGCCCCAGAGGAGGGCTCGTATCAGGATTTACCGGCCGCGCTTTTCTGCATTCTTATTCTAAGAAAGGTGGATGGCATGTTTCAGCTGCTGTTGACATCAATGTAGATGCACCTGATTGTAGCACAgcagcacggggggggggcatgaacGGCATCTGCCCCCGGCGTCTATGAATAGAAATGTACACATTTCGCAACCAGCTACCTCTGAAATAATGACACAGTCCAGCAAAATTCCTGAATGCTGACAACTGGCAAACAATGCTGCGTTTAAATCTCTTTCTGCAGTGGCCGTTTCTTCAGATTTCCGTCTCCTATAAGACCCGTGCGAAGGATCAGGCTCAGCCATAATTGGCTGGGACTACTTGCTGGGTCGGTCCGCTCGTGACAATACAAACGTTAACAATCGGAAGCTTGATGAATTGTCTATTTGCCTTTGATGAGGTCAGGAGTTGAATCACTGCAgaggcagacaaacaggcaCAATGACTCGCCTCAATGGGCCTCCCATGCCTTCTGAATCGATCACCACAGAGAAACCTATGTTGTCTTTTTGGCACCTAATTTGACTTCTGTGAACGGCAAACAGTCAGACAAAGCACGCCGGTGTTGAATGCTACAGATGTTGTTCAAGGGTGTTGCGGTTTGACAGAATAATGCCAGAGATCAGTGGAAATGATGACCTGGGGGACGAGTCTCACATCGGATCCGTGTGAAACAACCAGTGATTGGCTCCGTACAATGTGGGCTTTGTAAACTTGGAACACTCTGAATGGGACTGTTCTGCTTGGCTCACAACTGTCACTTGTGAGGTCTTTTTCCATCCACAGATTTATTTGTTTGAAGGTAACCGGCAGCACGGCCTGAAATCATCTCTCAATTGCTTTCAAGAATGTTGTTGTGATCACCTATTGGGCATTGTCTCTTTGTTCTCCACAGAGAGGGCATGGTGTAATAGGAACATTTTAAAGAATTCAGCCTCCGCCTGCGAAGGTTCCAGCCCTGCTTAGCCGTTGGCACAACAGTAGTAACACTTCACACTTCGCTTCAGAGTAATAGGCCTAATAAAGGGCCTTATCTTTCTGTCagctaattgtgtgtgtgtgtgtgtgtgtgtgtgtgtgtgtgtccagcagatTTAACATTCACTTTGTTCCTCTTAACTTTGCAGTTGTTGAGCTTTCACTGGACCTGCCAGGACCTAAATAACTCGCCTCAGCACACATGGACATGATGGTGTGTgatgatatatttatatatactatGTATAGGTATTCTGGACTAATAAATTAACTCCAGCTTTACGAAAGCTTAACAAATTGTGGGGGTTTTTTGCACATAGAGCCCCAAAGCGTTCCATCTCAATCAGAAGTTGCCCCATACTTGCAAAATTTATTGAAAAAtcttatatatatttatatgatcacatttaaaacaattacAGTGCGTTACAGTCTAAAAACTGAATAATGAACCGAATCTTAAATAGGAAAAGCTCATCCTGTTGGGGAAGGTCAGTTGGCAACtagtgtgaaaacacacataaagCAGGAAAGAGTGTTGTTAAAGTTTTACTGGAGGTAAATAAGTAGtttcataaaattaaaaaactCACAAAGATCTTAAAGTCCATTTACAATCATTGTAAATTGGCTTCCAATCACCACAGACATGAACAGATCACAGGGAGCTGGAGATGATTCTCTTCAGCTTCATCACCTCCTCAGAGGAGAGCTGCAACACGGGCGTGGAGCTGGAGTCCAGCAGGTGCACGGACGAGGGGCCCGGCGCCCACGTCCTGCTCCCCCTGTGGACCGCCGGACCTGTGATCTCTGGGTCATCGGAATCCCAACTGTTGGGGCGTTGGGAGCTGCGTGACATATTAGCATCCTGCTCACCATACAGATCCTGGCCGGTGGCATTTTTTAGGTGGCAACCCGGAGGTAAATGTAAGGAGGCGGTGAAAGCTGACTGGCTCATGTGTGGATGCCTATAACCAGGGTGGATGACGGGCGATGTCCTCTGCCTCGGCCTCGGATCCTTGCTGATCTGGGGGGGATTTTGGAGGTTCGGGGGAAGCGTCAGGGTGGTGGGCTGGTCTTCTGCTTCAAAACATCTCCTCTGCCTGGAGGGCTCCTCCGGCTTCTGCTCTGGCTCTGCGGCCGGAGACCTGCACTGCTTGAGCCAGTTGTAAAGCGCCGACAGCGGCACCTCGAtttccacctccccctccttgtTCCGGCGAGGCGGGCCGGGCAGGAAGTGGCTCAGGGGGAGCTTGCTAACGTCTGGACTTGAGCTTTTACTTTGTTTTACCTCTACAACGAGGTCTGTTTTTGGAGAACTTGGCTTTGGCGCTGTAAAGTCAGCACCTATGTCCGTTTGACCCCGAGCAGCGGCTGCGTACGCCATGCTGCTCGAGTCTGCGGCGCCAGCGTAGGCCTCTTGGCCATTCACGGGAAATGAATGTATCGAGCCTCCAGAACCGGCCTCATTACTCTGGGCCTCTCGCCTTCCGCTCACCACCTGCGTGCACTGGGAACTGTACAGAGAGAAGGGCTTGTTCAGAAACTTAGGGTTCTTGCTGGACAGGGGCGCGGAAAACGAAGACGCGGGCTTGGTGTCGGGGTCCCGTCTTGGCCCCTTCATGCTGAGGTTGAGCGGCTCGGTCAGCCCGGAAGAGTTCTTGTAGCACTCGGCCAGGTAACGTAGGTTATCCAGGGGCTCCTGAGCTGGTGCCGCTTGGCTATAGGGTTCAACGGCTGGCTGTGGCAGCTGAGCCATGGGCAGCTCAGGAGGTAACACAGGAGGTAACACCGGGGAGTGGTAGTAGGGGGGGCACTGGAGCGGCATGCGGAAGGCGCTCCCATGCTGGTCTCCGTGGAAGGGAGGTGGGTTTTGCTGGGAAAAAAGTATATCCGTTAGAGGCTGAAGGGACTGTTGTAGTAAATTTGGGACACACCTTTTTCAAGTCTGCGGTTTATCTAAACAAAtcgctggggggaggggggggggaccaaccTGATGCTGAGGCACTGAGATGATCTTGCATTTGGCAGGTGGGCCGTCGTAGCCATAGCAACCATAGTCTGAGGAGTGGCAGTGTTTGTGCTGATGGTGAGGCAGCATGCTCAGCGACAAGCCCTTCAGGTGGAACTCGTACGGCAGGAGCAGCCTGCACCAAATCCAACAAACAAGGACTGGATTAGGAAT
The sequence above is drawn from the Takifugu rubripes chromosome 6, fTakRub1.2, whole genome shotgun sequence genome and encodes:
- the arid6 gene encoding AT-rich interaction domain 6 isoform X2, which produces MDSQGHIGMVYSAVKDWEASEPLSETAETEKLFLRELYSYMKKRDSPIERIPNLGFKQIDLFLMFTTVRDLGGYQQVTAQQLWKQVYNTLGGNPRSTSAATCTRRHYERLLLPYEFHLKGLSLSMLPHHQHKHCHSSDYGCYGYDGPPAKCKIISVPQHQQNPPPFHGDQHGSAFRMPLQCPPYYHSPVLPPVLPPELPMAQLPQPAVEPYSQAAPAQEPLDNLRYLAECYKNSSGLTEPLNLSMKGPRRDPDTKPASSFSAPLSSKNPKFLNKPFSLYSSQCTQVVSGRREAQSNEAGSGGSIHSFPVNGQEAYAGAADSSSMAYAAAARGQTDIGADFTAPKPSSPKTDLVVEVKQSKSSSPDVSKLPLSHFLPGPPRRNKEGEVEIEVPLSALYNWLKQCRSPAAEPEQKPEEPSRQRRCFEAEDQPTTLTLPPNLQNPPQISKDPRPRQRTSPVIHPGYRHPHMSQSAFTASLHLPPGCHLKNATGQDLYGEQDANMSRSSQRPNSWDSDDPEITGPAVHRGSRTWAPGPSSVHLLDSSSTPVLQLSSEEVMKLKRIISSSL
- the arid6 gene encoding AT-rich interaction domain 6 isoform X1 — encoded protein: MDSQRQGHIGMVYSAVKDWEASEPLSETAETEKLFLRELYSYMKKRDSPIERIPNLGFKQIDLFLMFTTVRDLGGYQQVTAQQLWKQVYNTLGGNPRSTSAATCTRRHYERLLLPYEFHLKGLSLSMLPHHQHKHCHSSDYGCYGYDGPPAKCKIISVPQHQQNPPPFHGDQHGSAFRMPLQCPPYYHSPVLPPVLPPELPMAQLPQPAVEPYSQAAPAQEPLDNLRYLAECYKNSSGLTEPLNLSMKGPRRDPDTKPASSFSAPLSSKNPKFLNKPFSLYSSQCTQVVSGRREAQSNEAGSGGSIHSFPVNGQEAYAGAADSSSMAYAAAARGQTDIGADFTAPKPSSPKTDLVVEVKQSKSSSPDVSKLPLSHFLPGPPRRNKEGEVEIEVPLSALYNWLKQCRSPAAEPEQKPEEPSRQRRCFEAEDQPTTLTLPPNLQNPPQISKDPRPRQRTSPVIHPGYRHPHMSQSAFTASLHLPPGCHLKNATGQDLYGEQDANMSRSSQRPNSWDSDDPEITGPAVHRGSRTWAPGPSSVHLLDSSSTPVLQLSSEEVMKLKRIISSSL